The Heteronotia binoei isolate CCM8104 ecotype False Entrance Well chromosome 14, APGP_CSIRO_Hbin_v1, whole genome shotgun sequence genome has a window encoding:
- the SLC7A6OS gene encoding probable RNA polymerase II nuclear localization protein SLC7A6OS → MERAAVLRVKRKRGGSAPAEALVLACKRLRTESEVADATASGDGVEKNLFKLVATVVSQDEPVQKYIQEAITKDKAAQRLRPSLGSTQRVTQDLRSSKQARRQESRYHLIASHRPNFTDVKSILPADGAESNESKQLAFEAKKDPSQEESHGPSGCCDEFQLFDIIQEENVEKDPGMPQKTDDPDVILCNAVEMIRERLTVTDSAKEAECGMKEDDYVYDIYYMETVSPGWIENILSVQSYTQDYELVDEECLPEEVYDDEDDENNENNWRNDYPDGDEFFEEDDSDREASGSSDEDSGYIRRTQEKYQADVLWESDYNGFQGLDSE, encoded by the exons ATGGAGCGTGCGGCAGTGTTGCGCGTGAAGCGGAAACGCGGCGGGTCGGCGCCGGCCGAAGCCCTGGTGTTGGCCTGCAAGCGGCTCCGTACCGAGTCGGAGGTTGCCGACGCCACCGCTAGCGGCGATGGAGTGGAGAAAAATCTCTTCAAACTGGTGGCCACTGTGGTTTCTCAG GATGAACCTGTTCAGAAGTACATCCAAGAAGCTATTACCAAAGACAAAGCAGCTCAGCGCCTGCGTCCATCGTTGGGAAGTACCCAGAGAGTAACACAAGATCTTCGCTCTTCCAAGCAAGCTAGAAGGCAGGAGAGCCGCTACCACCTGATAGCTAGCCACCGTCCAAATTTCACTGATGTTAAAAGCATTCTTCCTGCAGATGGGGCGGAATCAAATGAAAGCAAGCAGCTGGCCTTTGAAGCAAAAAAGGACCCTTCCCAGGAAGAAAGCCATGGTCCTTCAGGATGTTGTGATGAATTTCAGTTGTTTGATATCATACAAGAGGAAAATGTGGAGAAAGATCCTGGTATGCCACAG aaaactgaTGATCCAGATGTGATTCTCTGCAATGCTGTAGAAATGATCCGTGAACGTCTAACGGTAACTGACAGTGCTAAAGAAGCAGAGTGTGGCATGAAGGAAGACGACTATGTTTATGATATCTATTATATGGAAACAGTATCCCCAGGCTGGATTGAGAACATACTCTCCGTACAGTCCTACACGCAGGATTATGAACTG GTGGATGAAGAGTGCCTCCCAGAAGAAGTGTACGATGACGAAGATGATGAGAATAATGAGAACAACTGGCGTAATGACTACCCGGATGGGGATGAATTCTTTGAGGAAGATGACAGTGATAGGGAAGCAA GCGGAAGCAGCGACGAAGATAGTGGATATATCAGAAGAACACAGGAGAAATATCAGGCTGATGTCCTGTGGGAGTCTGACTATAATGGGTTCCAAGGGCTGGATTCTGAATAG